Proteins encoded together in one Desulfovibrio sp. Huiquan2017 window:
- a CDS encoding NAD kinase: MESAIRRIACVASRTPTAQKRLAALRERYSLASLDEADALVALGGDGFMLRTMHQVMDRNLPIYGMNCGTIGFLLNQYSPDNLFERIEAAQEHLLSPLSMTAATDDGDRVSALAFNEVAMLRISQQSAHIRLFINGRERLDNLVCDGIMIATPAGSTAYNLSAHGPIIPLGSNVMALTPICPFRPRRWNGALLPDTADVEFEILTPKQRPVSATADFLEVRNVTHILVHEDHSRPAHILFAPDHSLEERIFNEQFVH, encoded by the coding sequence ATGGAATCCGCCATACGCCGTATCGCCTGCGTCGCCTCGCGAACCCCCACCGCTCAAAAACGTCTCGCCGCCCTCAGGGAGCGTTATTCCCTGGCCTCCCTCGACGAGGCGGACGCCCTGGTGGCGCTGGGCGGCGACGGGTTCATGCTCCGGACCATGCACCAGGTCATGGACCGGAACCTGCCCATCTACGGCATGAACTGCGGAACCATCGGCTTTTTGCTCAACCAGTATTCCCCGGACAACCTCTTCGAGCGCATCGAAGCTGCCCAGGAGCACCTCCTGAGCCCCCTGTCCATGACCGCCGCCACCGATGACGGCGACCGCGTCTCGGCCCTGGCCTTCAACGAAGTGGCCATGCTGCGCATCTCCCAGCAATCGGCCCACATCCGGCTGTTCATCAACGGGCGCGAGCGGCTGGACAACCTGGTCTGCGACGGGATCATGATCGCCACCCCGGCGGGCTCCACGGCCTACAACCTGTCCGCCCACGGGCCGATCATCCCGCTGGGCTCCAACGTCATGGCCCTGACGCCCATCTGCCCCTTCCGGCCCCGCCGCTGGAACGGTGCCCTGCTGCCCGACACGGCCGACGTGGAATTCGAAATCCTCACCCCGAAACAACGACCGGTCAGCGCCACGGCGGACTTCCTGGAGGTCCGCAACGTGACCCATATTCTGGTCCACGAGGATCACTCGCGGCCGGCGCACATCCTCTTCGCCCCGGATCACTCCCTGGAGGAGCGCATCTTCAACGAGCAGTTCGTCCATTGA
- the allE gene encoding (S)-ureidoglycine aminohydrolase, with the protein MPYPEGFLKNRSAYEPGKYAVITTEGRVVNVVPGIEGCALSILASPKLGANFVQMVGTVSTEGRTTMPYGRAENIETFLFVMSGEGSLKAVVDGKTETLTAGGYIYAPPGKGVSFASLGDAPVEILLYKQRFIPHPNPAVQVPWTVTGSIRDIAESRYDAMENVFVRDLLPVDQAFDMNFHTLAFLPGGCHPFVETHVQEHGMYIYQGEGLYLLDEKWLPVESGDFIWIAPFCKQACYGIGRERMEYIYSKDCHRDEAI; encoded by the coding sequence ATGCCTTATCCCGAAGGCTTCCTGAAAAACCGCTCCGCCTACGAGCCCGGCAAATACGCGGTCATCACCACAGAGGGCCGAGTCGTCAACGTGGTCCCCGGCATCGAGGGCTGCGCCCTGTCCATCCTGGCCTCGCCCAAGCTCGGAGCCAACTTCGTGCAGATGGTCGGCACCGTCTCCACCGAGGGCCGGACGACCATGCCCTACGGCAGGGCCGAGAACATCGAGACTTTTCTCTTCGTCATGTCCGGCGAAGGTTCCCTGAAGGCCGTCGTGGACGGCAAAACCGAAACCCTGACCGCCGGCGGCTACATCTACGCGCCCCCGGGCAAGGGCGTCTCCTTCGCCTCCCTGGGCGACGCGCCGGTGGAGATCCTGCTCTACAAACAGCGCTTCATCCCCCACCCGAACCCCGCGGTCCAGGTCCCGTGGACGGTGACCGGCTCCATCCGGGACATCGCCGAAAGCCGCTACGACGCCATGGAGAATGTCTTCGTGCGCGACCTCCTGCCCGTGGACCAGGCCTTCGACATGAACTTCCACACCCTGGCCTTCCTGCCCGGCGGTTGCCATCCGTTCGTGGAAACCCACGTCCAGGAACACGGCATGTACATCTATCAGGGCGAGGGCCTCTATCTCCTGGATGAGAAATGGCTGCCCGTGGAATCCGGCGACTTCATCTGGATCGCCCCGTTCTGCAAGCAGGCCTGCTACGGCATCGGCCGCGAGCGCATGGAATACATCTATTCCAAGGACTGCCACCGCGACGAAGCCATCTGA
- a CDS encoding carbonic anhydrase, producing MKDIQKFIAGFRNFRNEYFCREDAPFEVLCQGQNPTTMVIACSDSRTDPSFIMQCEPGDIFVVRNVANIVPPYESDEGFHGVSSAIEYAVKVLKVEHLIVLGHSLCGGIDALMHDDQVRHTEFLHKWLSVMSPVRDEVVDHFGEVNKKSCTACEMAGILRSVRNLMTFPWIRERVDAGELNLHGWYFEMESGQLLSYMRETKSFEPLSKCCPILKREQWDEAD from the coding sequence ATGAAAGATATTCAGAAGTTCATCGCCGGGTTCCGGAATTTCCGGAACGAGTATTTCTGCCGCGAGGACGCTCCCTTCGAAGTCCTCTGCCAAGGGCAGAACCCCACCACCATGGTCATCGCGTGCAGCGACTCGCGCACCGACCCGTCCTTCATCATGCAGTGCGAGCCGGGCGACATCTTCGTCGTTCGCAACGTGGCCAACATTGTCCCCCCCTACGAGAGCGACGAGGGCTTCCACGGCGTGTCCTCGGCCATCGAGTATGCGGTCAAGGTCCTCAAGGTGGAGCACCTCATCGTGCTCGGTCACTCCTTGTGCGGCGGCATCGACGCGCTGATGCACGACGACCAGGTGCGGCACACCGAGTTCCTCCACAAATGGCTGTCCGTCATGAGTCCGGTGCGGGATGAGGTTGTGGACCATTTCGGCGAGGTCAACAAAAAGTCCTGCACCGCCTGCGAGATGGCGGGCATTCTGCGTTCCGTGCGCAACCTGATGACCTTCCCCTGGATCAGGGAGCGGGTGGACGCCGGGGAACTGAACCTGCACGGCTGGTATTTCGAGATGGAATCGGGCCAATTGCTGAGCTACATGCGCGAGACCAAGTCCTTCGAGCCTCTGAGCAAGTGTTGTCCGATCCTCAAGCGTGAGCAGTGGGACGAGGCCGACTAG
- a CDS encoding DUF2087 domain-containing protein: protein MSRVPMPFYAGDVSALARTLRRKLQDAEAAPGHVELLNLLVKSVGYRNFQHFKAEFEGCRAVEPPEMAAAEVNAKRVKRVVRLFDGRGLLTRWPKKHSERMLCLWVMWSRIAPRRDYNEREIGELLEQHHLFADPALLRRELADHRMVERTSDGSRYRRMETPPPAEAVEVFRRLRA from the coding sequence ATGTCCAGAGTTCCCATGCCCTTTTACGCGGGGGACGTCTCCGCACTGGCCCGAACCCTGCGCCGCAAGCTTCAGGATGCGGAAGCCGCGCCCGGCCACGTTGAATTGCTCAACCTGCTCGTCAAGTCCGTGGGCTATCGCAATTTCCAGCACTTCAAGGCCGAGTTCGAGGGCTGTCGGGCTGTAGAGCCCCCCGAGATGGCGGCCGCCGAGGTCAATGCGAAGCGCGTGAAGCGAGTGGTCCGCCTGTTCGACGGGCGGGGCCTGCTCACCCGCTGGCCCAAGAAGCACTCCGAGCGCATGCTCTGCCTGTGGGTCATGTGGTCGCGCATCGCGCCGCGTCGCGACTACAACGAGCGCGAGATCGGCGAACTGCTCGAACAACATCATCTGTTCGCGGACCCCGCTTTGCTCAGGCGCGAACTGGCCGATCACCGCATGGTCGAGCGGACCAGCGACGGCAGCCGTTACCGGCGCATGGAGACCCCGCCGCCCGCTGAGGCCGTGGAGGTCTTCCGGCGGCTGCGCGCGTAG